In Fragaria vesca subsp. vesca linkage group LG5, FraVesHawaii_1.0, whole genome shotgun sequence, the genomic stretch ATCGACATTAGAAAACTTTCTGGCATCCACTAGATTAGTTAACATAGTTGTCTTACATAGTTAAGACGATAGTCACTCTATTCTAATTATCTTGGAAAGTTAAAGTTTGCTTTACATATATGATGTCATAATCAATACTGTTTTGTCTCCCCTAGTGCAATTGATACAAAATAAATATATCTTTTCTTCTTCTTTTTTGTCTTTGCAATGAGGCCTAAAAAAGCCCAAAACCAAAAAGCAACAGTAAAGTGAACTATATATTCAACCTATTAGAAGGCTTAGCCGCAGTTCTTCTAGCAAGATACGAAGAACGTTTCATCAATGAATGCTAGTTGTTGCAAATAAACCCTTTAGAACTCTAACTTAAGTGACTAATAATTTTATACTTGTATCCTTGTGTCACATTTCTTATGCTAATCTCCAGACGTACCCGTAAATCAGCACATAGGATTCAACAATGTTGATGCTACAGTATCTTAAAAGAAAATGTTGTGCTACAGTACCATTATAGATGCCTCCATATCTTAGTATTCTCTAACCAATAGAATCTTAAGTGAACAATGCATATTGTAAACACATGACCACACACATAGTTAAGTGATAAACAAAATAGATGATAATTCATTTAGGGAAAGTCAACTTACGGATTGTTCCAGTCAGTAGTATCCTCATTCACAAGATGGGTCCATTTTGTCCTCCCACTACGACCAAAATGCTTGACTTGCATGACCTTCGGCAATATAGTTTTGTCCATTTTATCTTCTCCAGTTGGAGCAGAGAAATCACGAGTGAAAATTCCATCTGTTCCAACAGTTGCAGCATGGTCATCTGCGTCCGACTGGAAGAAAGCGCCTTTGTGGTAGTATTTCTGCATGAACCTCCACTTTTGCTTTGGTCGTGGTGCAGGTTTAGGATTCTTCCTCTCCCATTCCCTCCTCTCTTCTTCTGTCATATTTCTTACTCTTTCAATCTCTTCCTTTTCCTTCAACAATGCTTCCCTTTCCTCCCTATCCCTCTTGATCCTGGCAATCTCTCTTGCCTTCCAAGCTTCATACTCCTCGGCCTCGTTAAGTTCATCATCAGTATCAATATCAGCAATGTTAGCGTCCTGTTCCATACCTTTCTGAATCTCTTCATCCTTTCGGATTTCCTCAACCACAATCTGCTTTGTCTCTCTTTTCCTCTCCTCCAATTTTTTCTTCCTTGCTTCCTCAAGGGCCAGTTCTTCTGCCTCAATTCGCTCCCGTTCAGCGATGGTATCTCTCTCAGCCTTGGGAACAAAAACTGGCTTCAGCATCATCATACCACCATGCTCATCTTCAGAGTCAGTTGAATACTCTGATTCCTCTTCCTCCTCCTCTTCCTTATCTTCTTCCTCATCTTCCGAGGGCAGGAGTGGAGCTTCTTCTTGCTCCCTCTGACGCAACCTCTCCTTAATCCTTCTCCTCTTTTCCTCTAAAGCATCCGGATCCTCTTCCTCCGCATCTATGCCTTCCTGCCTCCTGGCTTCCTCTTCAATCGTCGAAACAATCTCAGCTTGCCGGATACGCCTATGATCAGCCCTAACATCCTCACGATTATCTATCCTGCTCTCAGCCAAACGACGCAGCCTCGGATCATCTTTCCTTCCGACATCCGAATAATCCTGAGTGGGGAAGGCTTTCTCGAGGGAGGCAGCCGCAGACATCCTAATATCGCCATCTTCATTCGCATCATCTCCCCACTCGGGAGCTTTTCCGGGCCAATACCTCTTAACCTTAGTTTGTCCAATTTTACCTCTCAGCTTATCCCTAATGGCAATCACAGTATCACTAACACCTGCCGTCACCGACATTGCTGCCGCTGACCTGATTCCTAAAAATAAAAAGCTCTATTCTCTTCCGGGTTTCTAATCCTATCAAGTATGTTGAACCAAAATTTCACTGAAACGAAAACAAAACACAAATCAAAACATATAGTTAAGTAGTTAACTGAATTCTATTCCCTATTCCAGTATTCCCTATTGAATTCTATTCCCTAATTTAGTAAAATAACAATCAAAATTTACGCAAAGAACAAGTCAAACAACAATCAAAATTTAGTAATCCCTATTCCCTAATAAATTATATAGTTTGATTCAAAGAATCAAAGTTTAGGCAAAGAGCCATTAGCCAATAGCCATACCTGAGGATTGAGGAAGACAAGAAGTCAGGAAGTACGGATCGGGGACTGCCGGATTGGGAATCTGGGATGGGCATCGGCAGGAGCGACGACCAAGGGCTGAAGGGCGACGGCGGCGAGATCGAC encodes the following:
- the LOC101313216 gene encoding microfibrillar-associated protein 1-like codes for the protein MSVTAGVSDTVIAIRDKLRGKIGQTKVKRYWPGKAPEWGDDANEDGDIRMSAAASLEKAFPTQDYSDVGRKDDPRLRRLAESRIDNREDVRADHRRIRQAEIVSTIEEEARRQEGIDAEEEDPDALEEKRRRIKERLRQREQEEAPLLPSEDEEEDKEEEEEEESEYSTDSEDEHGGMMMLKPVFVPKAERDTIAERERIEAEELALEEARKKKLEERKRETKQIVVEEIRKDEEIQKGMEQDANIADIDTDDELNEAEEYEAWKAREIARIKRDREEREALLKEKEEIERVRNMTEEERREWERKNPKPAPRPKQKWRFMQKYYHKGAFFQSDADDHAATVGTDGIFTRDFSAPTGEDKMDKTILPKVMQVKHFGRSGRTKWTHLVNEDTTDWNNPWTYNDPLRGKYNAKMAGMNAPIEKPRGSKKLKDHKYY